In Cloacibacterium caeni, a single window of DNA contains:
- a CDS encoding oligosaccharide flippase family protein, translating into MRRIIREKIVKTLSSDLNRKIFSQSFWIVLGNVISKFTLLIATIFMAKYLDKEEYGQFGIIKSTILMFAMFAGMELGMTATKFIAQYRFSQKRKLERIVGMSTFFAVVISILISFLIYLFAIPIAHQINAPNLNTEIKISAFILFFSSVNGIQNGILAGIEKFKELSINSAMSGIISSVLLILAARFYTLDIVIIAFGTNYVLFFIFNFITLRKKFYSEFKIEFWSKENFKEIKILWDFSFPAFLAGLMVAPVVWYANYVLVNQPSGYLQMANFDIASQWRNTILFIPAALSQIALPLLSSRVEDKAQYRMVYNKNLKINIVLAFFLVIVFVILSPLIVDFYGAKYNDLLWPIIIMFITTGLISINNVIGQAIASQGKMWLGFYANLMWAIILTVSTHFLVEKEALGAIGLSLAYLISYFCHAIIQFLYIRRYLN; encoded by the coding sequence ATGCGAAGAATTATACGTGAAAAAATAGTAAAAACACTATCTTCAGATTTAAACAGAAAAATTTTTAGTCAGAGTTTTTGGATTGTTTTAGGGAATGTAATCTCTAAGTTTACATTGTTAATTGCTACTATCTTTATGGCTAAATATTTAGATAAAGAAGAGTATGGGCAATTTGGAATCATAAAATCTACAATTTTAATGTTTGCCATGTTTGCTGGTATGGAGCTAGGAATGACCGCAACTAAGTTTATTGCACAATATCGTTTTTCTCAAAAAAGAAAATTAGAGAGAATTGTAGGGATGTCTACTTTTTTTGCAGTAGTAATTAGCATTCTCATTTCCTTTCTAATTTATCTGTTTGCTATACCTATAGCGCATCAAATAAATGCTCCGAATTTAAATACAGAAATTAAAATAAGTGCTTTTATTTTATTCTTTTCTTCGGTGAATGGTATACAGAATGGAATTTTAGCAGGAATAGAAAAATTTAAAGAATTATCTATCAATAGTGCGATGAGCGGAATTATTTCTTCTGTTCTTTTGATATTAGCGGCAAGATTTTATACTTTAGATATTGTAATCATCGCATTTGGAACTAATTACGTTTTATTTTTTATTTTCAATTTTATCACTTTAAGAAAAAAATTCTATTCAGAATTTAAAATTGAATTTTGGAGCAAAGAGAATTTTAAAGAAATTAAAATACTATGGGATTTTAGCTTTCCAGCTTTTTTAGCGGGATTAATGGTTGCACCAGTGGTTTGGTATGCTAATTATGTTTTAGTAAATCAACCCAGTGGATATTTACAAATGGCTAATTTTGATATTGCTAGCCAATGGAGAAATACCATTTTATTCATTCCTGCCGCTTTATCGCAAATAGCACTTCCTCTTTTATCTTCAAGAGTAGAAGACAAGGCGCAATACAGAATGGTTTATAATAAAAATCTTAAAATAAATATTGTTCTAGCTTTTTTTTTAGTAATCGTTTTTGTGATACTTTCTCCATTAATTGTAGATTTTTATGGAGCAAAATATAATGATTTATTATGGCCAATAATAATTATGTTCATTACAACAGGATTAATTTCTATAAATAATGTAATTGGTCAGGCTATTGCAAGCCAAGGGAAAATGTGGTTAGGTTTTTATGCTAATCTCATGTGGGCAATTATACTTACTGTAAGTACTCATTTTTTAGTTGAAAAAGAAGCTCTAGGTGCTATAGGATTATCATTAGCTTATCTTATAAGCTATTTTTGTCATGCAATCATTCAGTTTTTGTATATTAGAAGATATTTAAATTAA
- the wecB gene encoding non-hydrolyzing UDP-N-acetylglucosamine 2-epimerase — protein sequence MKKNLIIFGTRPEAIKMAPLIKEFQKRDQFQTKVCVTAQHREMLDQVLDFFEITPDYDLNLMKPNQNLYSLTSDIITGLQPILEEYKPDYVYVHGDTTTTMAASIASFYAGAKVCHVEAGLRTNNKKSPFPEEMNRQIAGRVADYHFVPTENSEQNLRKENIKENSIVITGNTVIDALLFSSKRVQNFENSEILELKKIIDTEKKIILITGHRRENHGLGFINICEALKEVALNNKNVQIIYPVHLNPNIKGPVYELLSGIENIKLVSPLSYPAFVWLMKNAYLIITDSGGIQEEAPSLGKPVLVMRDTTERPEAVDSGTVILVGTDKQKIVKETNILLENTEKYSLMSELHNPYGDGKASERIVDFIANL from the coding sequence ATGAAAAAAAATTTAATCATATTTGGAACTCGTCCAGAAGCAATAAAAATGGCTCCTTTAATTAAGGAGTTTCAAAAACGAGACCAATTTCAAACAAAAGTATGTGTCACCGCTCAGCATAGAGAAATGCTAGATCAAGTACTAGATTTTTTTGAAATTACTCCTGATTATGATTTAAATCTTATGAAGCCTAATCAAAATTTATATTCCCTAACTTCTGATATTATTACAGGACTTCAGCCCATACTTGAAGAATATAAGCCCGATTATGTCTATGTTCACGGAGATACTACTACTACTATGGCAGCAAGTATAGCTTCTTTCTATGCAGGTGCTAAAGTTTGTCATGTAGAGGCAGGATTAAGAACTAATAATAAAAAATCTCCTTTCCCAGAGGAAATGAATAGACAAATAGCAGGTCGCGTAGCTGATTATCATTTCGTGCCTACGGAAAACTCTGAACAAAACTTAAGGAAGGAAAATATTAAAGAGAATAGTATTGTAATTACAGGAAATACAGTTATTGATGCATTACTTTTTAGTTCCAAGAGAGTCCAAAATTTTGAAAATTCCGAAATTTTAGAGCTTAAAAAAATAATAGATACGGAGAAGAAAATTATTTTAATAACTGGTCATAGAAGAGAGAATCATGGTTTAGGCTTTATTAATATTTGTGAAGCACTAAAAGAGGTAGCCTTAAATAATAAGAATGTACAGATTATTTATCCCGTACATTTAAATCCTAATATTAAAGGTCCTGTTTATGAATTACTTTCTGGAATAGAAAATATAAAATTAGTTTCCCCATTATCATATCCCGCATTTGTTTGGTTAATGAAAAATGCATATTTAATTATTACAGATTCGGGAGGAATTCAAGAAGAAGCTCCTAGTTTAGGGAAACCAGTATTAGTAATGAGAGATACTACAGAACGCCCTGAAGCAGTAGATTCTGGAACAGTAATTCTTGTAGGTACAGATAAACAAAAAATTGTAAAAGAAACTAATATTTTATTAGAAAATACTGAGAAATATTCTTTGATGAGTGAATTACATAATCCTTATGGAGACGGAAAAGCAAGTGAAAGAATAGTAGATTTTATTGCAAATCTATAG